One segment of Flammeovirga agarivorans DNA contains the following:
- a CDS encoding nuclear transport factor 2 family protein: protein MEIENIKHTIEKNYLQGAFNATDINAFRNIFHPEFAIINIQENGHFFLFTRDMWEGVLQERQSDKTFDYATIALQPKWRKIDIEQGKASVTLDLYNGKKRVYTDFLLLTKIDKEWKIVSKIFNQY from the coding sequence ATGGAAATCGAAAATATCAAACATACTATTGAGAAAAATTATCTGCAGGGAGCATTTAATGCTACGGACATTAATGCCTTCAGAAATATATTTCACCCCGAATTTGCCATTATAAATATTCAAGAAAATGGCCACTTTTTTCTCTTTACTCGCGATATGTGGGAAGGTGTATTACAAGAAAGACAATCTGACAAAACATTCGATTATGCTACTATTGCACTTCAGCCAAAATGGAGAAAAATAGATATTGAACAAGGTAAAGCCAGTGTTACGCTAGACCTCTACAATGGAAAAAAACGAGTCTATACTGACTTTTTATTACTGACAAAGATTGACAAAGAATGGAAGATTGTTTCTAAAATTTTCAACCAATATTAA
- a CDS encoding LysE family translocator, whose amino-acid sequence MGIENIVAFVITSFIFIITPGIDTAFVLNKTISQGKKSGIYATVGINTGVLVHTFCAALGLSLLIAKSVYVFQCIKYAGATYLFFQGIRLLFNKKSLGDRTVYQHEQSTKNDFWSGLLTNTLNPKVALFFLSFFPQFINPQELNNPLPFLILGITYAFIGMIWYLTLTLFASVFAEKIIQNPKAGIWLNQLSGVAFLLMGLKILWSND is encoded by the coding sequence ATGGGGATTGAGAATATAGTAGCGTTTGTGATCACTTCCTTTATCTTTATTATTACACCAGGGATTGATACAGCTTTTGTGTTGAATAAAACTATCAGTCAAGGAAAGAAATCTGGTATTTATGCTACTGTTGGAATAAATACAGGTGTATTAGTACACACTTTTTGTGCTGCTCTAGGTTTATCTTTACTTATTGCTAAGTCAGTTTATGTTTTTCAATGTATAAAATATGCAGGAGCAACATACCTTTTTTTTCAAGGTATACGATTACTTTTTAATAAGAAATCTCTTGGTGATAGAACAGTTTATCAGCATGAGCAATCAACAAAAAATGACTTCTGGTCGGGTTTGCTCACAAATACTTTAAATCCGAAAGTTGCATTATTCTTTTTGTCATTCTTTCCTCAGTTTATTAACCCACAGGAATTGAACAATCCATTGCCTTTTTTAATCTTAGGTATAACCTATGCTTTTATTGGAATGATTTGGTATCTCACCCTCACATTATTTGCCAGTGTCTTTGCAGAGAAAATAATACAGAATCCAAAAGCAGGCATATGGCTGAACCAGCTTAGTGGGGTAGCTTTTCTTCTAATGGGATTAAAAATTCTTTGGAGTAATGATTAG
- a CDS encoding LysR substrate-binding domain-containing protein: protein MHKSQLLMTIQQIKYFLELSKELHFWKTAEKVYLSQSSLSRQIQSLEDELNIKLFDRDKRNVKLTNAGKFLQAQLTTKMRELDQIISHAKKIDSGNIGALSITYPGSIIYDYLPQFIEKVNHKLPELKVELAEPMDENHERLLLDYKTDLAFSRDKINNANIEFKKLYSEPICLVVPKGHRLCNDVINGLENEKFIISGLHLSTFFSSILREWFSKHSLDPKIAIESDYGGMILSLVSKGLGITVLPNSFQSAQIENVHFIELEETIDLFINWRKNELNKVVEKVVAIAEDIGSTIH from the coding sequence ATGCATAAATCGCAATTATTAATGACTATTCAGCAGATCAAATATTTTCTGGAATTATCTAAGGAACTTCATTTTTGGAAGACAGCAGAAAAGGTATATCTCTCACAATCTTCTTTAAGTAGGCAAATCCAATCTTTGGAAGATGAATTAAATATCAAGCTTTTTGATAGAGACAAAAGGAATGTAAAACTGACTAATGCAGGAAAATTTCTTCAAGCACAGTTAACAACAAAGATGAGAGAATTGGATCAGATCATTAGTCATGCTAAAAAAATCGACAGTGGTAATATTGGTGCCCTCTCAATTACTTACCCTGGATCAATTATTTACGATTACCTTCCTCAGTTTATCGAAAAGGTCAATCATAAATTACCGGAGTTAAAAGTCGAGTTAGCTGAACCTATGGACGAGAATCATGAAAGGTTATTGTTAGATTATAAGACAGATTTGGCATTTAGTAGAGATAAAATCAATAATGCAAATATTGAGTTTAAAAAACTCTACTCGGAACCTATATGTCTTGTAGTACCAAAAGGCCACCGACTTTGCAATGACGTAATAAATGGTTTAGAAAACGAAAAGTTTATCATTTCTGGTTTACACCTTTCCACTTTCTTTTCATCTATTCTTAGAGAATGGTTCTCCAAACACTCACTAGATCCTAAAATAGCCATAGAATCCGATTATGGCGGAATGATCTTAAGTTTAGTCTCGAAAGGGCTAGGTATTACCGTATTACCTAATTCATTTCAATCTGCACAAATAGAAAATGTACACTTTATCGAGCTAGAAGAAACTATTGATCTCTTTATCAACTGGAGAAAAAACGAATTAAATAAAGTGGTCGAGAAAGTTGTTGCAATTGCAGAAGATATTGGGTCTACTATTCATTAA
- a CDS encoding N-acyl homoserine lactonase family protein, which produces MKLYVLYAGEITCTDRSQLDSNSNDQNEIELANPIFLIDHPKGKVMWDAGLSDQLIEVEEDIEAWIFKLRMKKTVLSQLEEIGVPPESIDYFAFSHIHNDHTGNANYFKSAQLVMQEKEYHLAFQADPLPVNYKDYQELKDSTVIKLHGDYDLFGDGKIRFISTPGHTAGHQSLLLKLEKTGSILISGDIAYYKENYQNKGIPTFNSDKEESLASLDKVQRILDQENAQLWIQHDKAHFDSLSLSPKYYE; this is translated from the coding sequence ATGAAACTATATGTATTGTATGCTGGAGAGATTACCTGTACGGATCGATCTCAGCTGGATAGTAATTCTAACGATCAGAATGAAATCGAATTAGCCAACCCAATCTTTTTAATAGATCATCCCAAAGGTAAAGTAATGTGGGATGCTGGACTTTCAGACCAATTGATTGAAGTCGAAGAAGATATTGAGGCATGGATTTTTAAATTAAGAATGAAAAAAACTGTTCTCTCTCAATTAGAGGAAATTGGTGTACCTCCGGAGAGTATCGACTATTTCGCTTTCTCACATATCCATAATGATCATACGGGCAATGCCAATTATTTTAAATCAGCACAATTAGTGATGCAGGAAAAAGAGTATCACCTTGCTTTTCAGGCTGACCCACTACCCGTTAATTATAAGGACTATCAGGAGCTAAAAGATTCGACGGTGATCAAACTTCATGGAGATTATGATCTATTTGGTGATGGAAAAATTCGATTTATATCGACACCGGGACATACTGCAGGACACCAATCATTATTACTAAAATTGGAGAAAACAGGAAGCATTCTGATTTCTGGCGACATTGCATACTACAAAGAAAATTACCAGAACAAAGGAATCCCCACCTTCAATTCGGATAAAGAAGAGAGTCTTGCTTCATTAGATAAAGTACAAAGAATTCTAGATCAAGAAAATGCTCAATTATGGATACAACATGATAAAGCACATTTCGACTCACTTTCACTTAGTCCTAAATACTATGAATAA
- a CDS encoding helix-turn-helix domain-containing protein, giving the protein MINQTITYNNSRIILSHERKKKAVIDIYPKHHLLTYIREGVLKVKQGKEVQMFTKGEFVLLKKYTQVTITKTWENGGVKFSSFVFSFQEDLVQEAFAQLHFETPQKNKVPIENVIGISANPILKQFISSLQLFFEEGIPMDNQLARLKTSEALIGMIKSDDTLAYQLQNYAVKSKADLHHYMKFHYLENKKLIEFARESGRSISTFKKDFQALYHITPAKWLKKKRLEHAHKLLTTTHRKPSDIYLECGFEDLAHFSKSFKAQYKVNPSQIVTL; this is encoded by the coding sequence ATGATAAATCAAACCATTACATACAACAATAGTAGAATTATTCTTTCTCATGAACGGAAGAAGAAAGCAGTGATCGACATCTATCCCAAACACCATTTATTAACTTATATAAGAGAAGGAGTTCTCAAAGTAAAACAGGGTAAAGAGGTACAAATGTTTACCAAAGGTGAATTTGTATTGTTGAAAAAGTATACTCAAGTTACTATCACTAAAACTTGGGAAAATGGTGGTGTGAAATTCTCTAGTTTTGTCTTCTCATTTCAAGAAGATCTTGTTCAAGAGGCCTTTGCACAACTTCACTTCGAAACTCCTCAAAAAAATAAAGTCCCTATTGAAAATGTAATAGGCATTAGTGCAAACCCGATTCTCAAACAGTTTATCAGTTCACTTCAACTGTTTTTTGAAGAAGGGATTCCGATGGACAATCAACTGGCAAGATTAAAAACTTCTGAAGCATTAATAGGAATGATAAAAAGTGATGATACTTTAGCCTACCAACTACAAAATTATGCTGTAAAAAGTAAGGCTGATTTACATCATTACATGAAATTCCATTATCTAGAAAATAAGAAATTGATTGAATTTGCCAGAGAATCGGGAAGAAGTATCTCAACATTTAAGAAAGATTTTCAAGCATTATACCATATTACACCTGCGAAATGGCTTAAGAAAAAACGGTTAGAACATGCCCACAAGTTACTCACGACTACCCATCGAAAACCTTCTGATATTTACCTAGAATGTGGCTTTGAAGACCTTGCTCATTTTAGTAAATCCTTTAAAGCTCAATACAAAGTCAACCCCTCACAGATAGTAACTTTATAG
- a CDS encoding SDR family NAD(P)-dependent oxidoreductase produces MKTILITGASSGFGKLLTQQLAQKEQYHIVATMRNTDSSNATVKKELESLHNVDVLALDVTSEEEVQHVTQKVAQKYSSIDILINNAGVFGGGLLEAHSITQVQKLFDVNVYAPLRLMKAVLPSMRQKQDGLIINLSSMLGFFSIPLNAVYCASKFALEALVSGSYSELISKGVENILVEPGSFPTTLYQKSGIKADLSDVTLSYAGWAEQMTAYANQAVYKAIQENQPDPQAVVQKIIDLISMEKGSRPMRNPIDQISGEDFAQKVAHDIESLAQTQMKAYGF; encoded by the coding sequence ATGAAAACAATTTTAATCACAGGAGCTAGTTCAGGCTTCGGAAAATTACTTACGCAACAGCTCGCTCAAAAAGAACAATACCACATAGTAGCGACGATGCGAAACACAGACTCTTCTAACGCCACAGTAAAAAAGGAGTTAGAGTCACTTCATAATGTTGATGTCCTTGCTCTTGATGTTACTTCAGAAGAAGAAGTACAACATGTAACTCAGAAGGTCGCTCAAAAATATAGCAGTATTGATATACTGATTAATAATGCTGGTGTATTTGGAGGTGGACTTTTGGAAGCACACAGTATTACACAAGTTCAGAAACTATTTGATGTAAATGTCTATGCTCCTCTCCGATTAATGAAAGCAGTACTCCCTTCAATGAGGCAAAAACAAGACGGATTAATCATTAATTTATCCAGTATGTTAGGATTCTTTTCCATTCCATTGAATGCCGTTTACTGTGCCTCCAAATTTGCATTAGAAGCCTTGGTCTCTGGGTCCTATTCTGAGTTAATCTCTAAGGGAGTGGAAAACATCTTAGTTGAACCCGGATCTTTCCCTACTACACTTTACCAAAAATCAGGCATTAAAGCAGATTTGTCTGATGTCACTCTATCTTACGCTGGGTGGGCGGAACAGATGACAGCATATGCAAACCAAGCAGTATACAAAGCAATTCAAGAAAATCAACCTGATCCACAGGCTGTAGTTCAAAAAATTATCGATTTAATATCCATGGAAAAAGGGTCCCGACCGATGCGTAACCCTATTGACCAAATATCGGGAGAAGACTTTGCTCAAAAAGTGGCCCATGATATTGAATCACTGGCACAAACTCAAATGAAAGCTTACGGATTCTAA
- a CDS encoding DMT family transporter encodes MMRASFYLIFSTLMWGLNFHLLKIMLSSVHFLEAGFWRYFLGTLALGLLGHRSLNSFKWKIPQLKGIAIVGVLGLFSFNLFLFMGMQYTNPINASLIMSLNPLATLLLAYFFSNSVIKYYQLLGGVIGIFGVIFLISKGDVFHLQALQFSKGDTYIFIAMLLSSCYPIWIKKYVSNISSPVFTFASHLICFIAFMIVSPLFSHFQPFNYSIRFWQATLLFGIFGTAITYDKWNKAVLIIGAENAAVYMNLIPLFTTIFAVVLGAEIYTYHYISGGLILTGLLITQIPMLIQRYFFNH; translated from the coding sequence ATGATGAGAGCTTCTTTCTATCTTATTTTTTCAACATTAATGTGGGGGTTGAATTTTCACCTACTGAAAATTATGTTGAGTAGTGTTCATTTTCTTGAAGCAGGTTTTTGGCGGTATTTTCTAGGTACGCTGGCACTCGGACTACTAGGCCACAGATCCCTTAATTCTTTTAAATGGAAAATACCTCAATTAAAAGGAATTGCAATAGTAGGTGTATTAGGATTATTTAGTTTCAACCTATTTCTATTTATGGGAATGCAATACACCAACCCTATCAATGCTTCTTTGATCATGAGTTTAAACCCATTAGCCACTCTTTTACTCGCTTATTTTTTTTCTAATTCGGTGATAAAGTATTATCAATTACTGGGTGGAGTGATCGGAATATTTGGAGTCATTTTTTTAATAAGTAAAGGTGATGTATTCCACCTTCAAGCTCTCCAATTTTCAAAAGGAGATACTTACATTTTTATCGCCATGCTATTGTCTTCTTGTTACCCTATTTGGATAAAGAAGTATGTCTCAAACATTTCAAGTCCTGTTTTCACCTTTGCCTCACACCTTATTTGTTTTATCGCTTTTATGATAGTTTCACCACTTTTTTCCCACTTCCAACCTTTCAATTATTCAATAAGATTCTGGCAGGCCACTTTATTGTTTGGCATCTTCGGAACAGCAATTACTTATGATAAATGGAACAAAGCTGTTCTAATTATTGGAGCTGAAAATGCTGCGGTATATATGAACCTTATACCACTTTTCACAACTATATTTGCTGTTGTTCTTGGGGCTGAAATTTATACATACCATTATATTTCAGGTGGGTTAATATTAACGGGTTTATTGATCACCCAAATTCCAATGTTAATACAGCGATACTTTTTCAATCACTAA